AGCTTCTTGGCCTTGGGCAGCAGTTCCTTGCCCTTGTCATCCGTGAGGACTTCGTCGAGTTCCTTGCCCTTGAGCAGGGACACGACCTTCTTCTTGGCCTCGGCGCGGATGATGCGCTCCTCGTCGGAGAGATCCTTCTCCCACTTGGCCATCTGGTCGCGCTCGATCTGCTGGGTGCGCAGATCCTTCTCCTGGCCCTTGCGGGTGAAGACCTTGATGTCGACCACGGTGCCTTCGATGCCCGGGGGCACCGTGAGACTGGCATCCTTCACATCGCTGGCCTTCTCGCCGAAGATGGCGCGGAGCAGCTTCTCTTCAGGAGACAGGATGGTCTCGCCCTTGGGCGTGACCTTGCCCACCAGGATGTCGCCGTGACGAACCGTGGCACCGGTGCGGATGATGCCGCTGTCGTCGAGGTTCTTGAGGGCCTCTTCGCGGACCTGGGGAATGTCGCGGGTGATCTCTTCAGGACCCAGCTTGGTGTCGCGGGCGTGGACCTCGAACTCCTCGATGTGGATCGTGGTGTAGAGGTCTTCCTTCACGACGCGCTCGGAAATCAGGATCGCGTCCTCGAAGTTGTAGCCGCGCCAGGGCATGTAGGCCACGACGAGGTTGCGGCCCAGGGCCAGTTCGCCGTGATCGGTGCAGGGGCCATCCGCGAGGATCTGGCCCTCGGTGACGTACTCGCCCTTCTTCACGAGGGGGGTCTGGTTGAGGCAGGTGTTCTGGTTGCTGCGGGCGAACTTCACCAGCGTGTAAATGTCCACGCCGCTCTCTTCGCCTTCGGTTTCGGGATCGTCCTCCACGCGCACCACGATGCGGTTGGCATCGACGGTTTCCACGATGCCGGAGCGGCGGCAGACCACACAGGCACCGGAATCCTTGGCGGCCACGTACTCCATGCCGGTGCCCACGATGGGGGCCTCGGTGCGGATGAGGGGCACGGCCTGGCGCTGCATGTTCGCGCCCATGAGGGCTCGGTTGGCGTCGTCGTTCTCAAGGAAGGGGATGAGGCTGGCGGCCACGGAAACCACCTGCTTCGGGCTCACATCCATAAGGGTGACCTTGTCGCGGGAGACGATCTTGGTCTCGCCGGCGACACGCACCGTGACATCCTCGTCCTGGATGGCGCCGTCCTTGTCCACACGGACGTTGGCCTGCGCGATGACGTGTTCATCCTCTTCCCAGGCCGAGAGGTAGAAGGCGTGCATCTCGTACTTGGCGGGACGCTTGCCGGCCTTGGTGAGCTTCTTGTTCTCTTCCTCAAGATCCTCGAGGCGCACCACTTCCATGTAGCCCAGCTTGGAATCGCCCACACTGGTGACCTTGGCGAAGTGGACGATGCGGCCGTTCTCCACCTTCAGGTAGGGGCTTTCGATGAAGCCGAATTCGTTGATGCGGGCGTAGCAGGACAGTGAGCTGATGAGGCCGATGTTCGGGCCTTCAGGCGTTTCGATGGGGCAGATGCGGCCGTAGTGCGAGGTGTGCACGTCGCGGACTTCAAAGCCCGCACGGTCGCGGCTGAGGCCGCCGGGTCCGAGGGCGGAGAGGCGGCGCTTGTGGGTGATCTCGGACAGGGGGTTGGTCTGATCCATGAACTGGGAGAGCTGGCTGCTGCCGAAGAACTCCTTCATGGCCGCGATGACCGGCTTGCTGTTGATGAGATCGTGCGCCTGCACAGGGTTGTTGGGATCCTGCGCGATGCTGAACTTTTCCTTGATGGCCCGCTGCACACGCACCAGGCCCACACGGAAGCCGTTCTCCAGCAATTCACCCACGGATCGCACGCGGCGGTTGCCCAAGTGGTCGATGTCGTCAGCGCGAACCGGAGCCACTTCGCCGATGTCCTGGCGGGTGGTGTCATACTTCTTCAGACGCAGCAGGTAGTGGATGGTCTGGATGAAGTCGTCGGTGCCCAGGGTGCGGAAATCCAGGTCGGTACCCAGTCCCAGCTTGGCGTTGATCTTGTGGCGACCCACCTTGCTGAGGTCGTACTTCTGGGCATCGAAGAACATGCCGAAGAGCAGCTTCTTGCTGGATTCCAGCGTGGCGGGTTCACCGGGCCGGATCTTCTTGAAGAGCTCCTTGGCGGCCTCTTCGCTGTCCTCGGTGTGATCCTTCGCCAGCGTCTCGGAGAGCACCTTGCCGGTGGCGTCCGCTTCGGGGAAGCACACGTCGAAGGATTGCACGTCATTGGCCAGGAACATTTCCAGGTGGGTCTGGAGGAAGGGTTCGTTCGCTTCCATGAGCACTTCACCGGTGTTCATGTTCACGATGTCCTGCAGCAGGACGGCGCCATCCAGCATTTCGCGGGACACCGGCACATCCTTGATCCCGGCCTTCTCCATCTGCTCGAGGATGCGGCGGGTGATCTTCTTGTCCTTGGCCAGGACCACTTCCTTGGTCTTGGGGTTCTTCACGTCCTCTTCAGTCTTCTTGCCCTGCAGATGGTCGCCCACGGCGACGCTCAGCTTGCCCTTCTTCAGGAAGAAGGTGGCGGGCGTGTAGAAGTGGCGGAGGATGGGCTCATTGGAGCTCAGGCTCTCGCTGAAGAGGCCGAGGGCGCGCATGAAGGTGGCGCCCAGGAATTTGCGCTTGCGATCGATGCGAGCGTAGAGCAGACCCTTGGCATCCAGCTCAAACTCGATCCAGGAGCCGCGATAGGGAATGATCTGGGCGCTGTAGAGGCTCTTGTCCGGAGCGATGCTGAAGAAGACACCGGGGCTGCGGTGCAACTGACTCACGATCACGCGTTCGGTGCCGTTGATGATGAAGGTGCCGCGGTCGGTCATGATCGGCAGGTCGCCGAAGTAGACTTCCGAATCCTGGCTCTGCTTGAAGCGGCGGTTGCCCTTGTCGTCCTTGTCGAACTGGTTGAGGCGCACGCGGATCTTGAGGGGGGCCGCCATGGTGGAGCCGCGCTCCACGCACTCGTCCATGCCCATCTTCTGCTTCATCGAGACGGGCTCTTGGCACACGTCACAGATGGTCGCCGCGTTCTTGTTGCGGGTGCCGCACTTGGGGCAGTCCACCGTGGGATCCTTCGGGTGGTCCGACACGATGCTGTGGCCGCACTGCTTGCACTCGGTGCGCAGGTGCTCGAGGCCCAAGTACTTTTCGCACTTGCAGGCCCAGTGCCCCACGGTGTAGTCGAGGAATTCGACTTCCAGATTGGCGTCGCTGCCATCCGGATTCTTGCCGTTGTGCACGGGGAACATGGATTCAAACACAGCCTTCAGGCCGCGCCCTTCCCGCTCCGAGTGGAGGAGGTTCATCTGGAGGAATTCGTCGTAGCTCCGCTTCTGAATGTCGATCAGGTTCGGAATGGGAACCAGGGACCGGATCTTCGAGAAGTTGTGGCGCTGGCGGTAGATGTTCTGCTGAACACTCATGGTTCGCTCCAGGTGAAGTTGGCGGAACCTTCTAGGACGGCACACAGCACGGGGATTGACAGCTGCGGGCCTTGAGCAAAGACGGCTTTATCCCGAGACCGCAGCCCCGGGATTGATTCAATGTTGAGACTGCTTCTGGCCCCGGTACACAACGATGGCCACCCCGCCACCCATCAGTGGAAGGTGCAGCCCAGAAACGAGGATGGCGCGACGACGACGGGCGTTTGGCAACCAGGGGCCTTTATGGGGGCAAAACCGTGCGGGAATACCGGACGGAAGGAATAATCGTACCACATCCAGACAAAACCGCAAAGCGTAAGGTGCGAGACGCACCCCACGCTTTGCGTTAATGCTGTGATCGAACTACTTGATCTCGACCTTGGCACCAGCGGCTTCAAGCTTTTCCTTGATCTTGCCGGCTTCGTCCTTGGAAATGCCTTCCTTGACGGCCTTGGGAGCGCCGTCAACCAGATCCTTGGCTTCCTTGAGGCCCAGACCGGCGACGATCTCGCGGACAGCCTTGATGACGTTCAGCTTGTTCGCGCCGGCGTCAGCCAGGATGACGTTGAATTCGGTCTGCTCTTCGGCGGCAGCCGCAGGAGCAGCGCCACCGCCCGCGGGAGCGGCAGCAGCGGCAGCAGACACGCCGAAGCGGTCTTCCAGGGCCTTGACCAGGTTGGCCAGGTCGAGGACGGTCATGGATTCGATTTCAGTGATGAGCTGATCGGCAGTGAGAGCCATGATGGTCTCCTAAATGCGTAATGAGGTTTTAGATTCGGGGTTGAGGGGCTACTCGCCGGCCTTCTGCTTGCGGACGCCATCGAGGACGACTGCCAGACCGGAGATGGGGTACTGCATGAGGAACAGCAGCTTGGAAATGAGCACTTCGCGGCTGGGCAGGTCGGCGAGGACCTGAAGCTGCTTGGCGTCGATCAGCTTGCCATCCATGACGCCAGCCTTGAAGGTGGCAGCCGGATTGTCCTTCAGGAAGCCATTGACAGCCTTGGCCAGGGCGATGACATCGTCCTTGGTGGTGGCGATGGCGCTGGAACCCTTGAAGGAACCGCCCAGAGCTTCAAAGGAGGTGTCCTTCACGGCCAGGCGGAGCAGGGTGTTCTTGCTGACGCGGTACTGGGCCTTGCTCTCACGGATGCTCTTGCGGAAGGCAGTATCTTTGCCCACCACGAGACCCTTGAACTCAATCACGACGGCAGATGTGGCCGACGCAAAGGTTTCCTTGAGAACGGCGACTTCGGCGATCTTCTTGTTCTTTTCCATGGTCAGCCTCCTACTTCTCAACGCTGGTGTTGAGGGTGACCGAGGGGCCCATGGTGGAGGCGATGTACATCGTCTTCACATATTTGCCCTTGGCCGTGGCAGGCTTGGCCTTGTGAACGGCATCGATGAGCGCCTTGGCATTCTCTTCCAGCTTTTCGACGCCGAAAGAAAGCTTGCCAACGGGCGCGTGGATGATGCCGGTCTTGTCGACACGGTATTCCACCTTGCCGGCCTTGATTTCCTTGATGGCCTTGACCACGTCGAAAGTCACGGTTCCGGTCTTGGGGTTGGGCATGAGGCCGCGGGGGCCCAACACCTTACCCAGGCGGCCAACGCCCTTCATCATGTCAGGGGTCGCGACCAGGGCATCAAAATCGAGGAATCCACCGGCGATCTTCTCCACCAGTTCATCCCCACCCACGATCTCGGCGCCCGCAGCTTCCGCTTCCTTGATCTTCTCGCCACCTGCGATCACTGCCACACGCATGGTCTTGCCCGTTCCGTGGGGCAGGACGATGGTGCCACGGACCATCTGGTCCGCGTGGCGGGGATCCACACCGAGCCTCATGTGCACTTCCACTGTCTCGTCGAACTTGGCGAACGCCGCGTCCTTCACAACGGTGAGAGCATCCTTCAACTCGTAGGGGCGATCCTCGATCTTGGCCGCGGCAGCCCGGTACTTCTTTCCAGGTTTTGCCATTTTGGCTCCATTCGAACGATCTCCCGCGATGACGGTCGCGGTGGCCGGGATCGCCGCACGGCGCGGCTTTCCAACAAAAACGAAATTCAGAAACGGGGCTCGCGCGGGCTCGGGACCCGCGCGAAAAACATTTAGTCGATGACTTCGACGCCCATGGAGCGGGCGGAGCCGGCAATGGAACGGACGGCCGCTTCGAGGCTGCCGGCCGTGAGATCAGGCATCTTCACCTTGGCGATCTCAGCGAGCTGGGCCTTGGTGATCTTGCCAACCTTCTGCTTGTTGGGCGTGGCGCTGCCCTTGTCGAGGCCGATCTTCTTCTTGATCAGCACGGCGGCAGGCGGGGTCTTCAGGATGAAGCTGAAGCTGCGATCCGCATAGACGGTGATGACGACGGGAAGGGTGGTGCCCTTCTCAACAGCCGTCACAGCCTTCGCGTTGAACTGCTTCACGAACTCCATGATGTTCACACCGTGCTGGCCCAGCGCGGGGCCCACGGGAGGCGCAGGCGTCGCCTCGCCGGCGGGCAGCTGCAGCTTGATGTAGCCAGTGATTTTCTTTGCCATTGGAT
This sequence is a window from Geothrix sp. PMB-07. Protein-coding genes within it:
- the rpoB gene encoding DNA-directed RNA polymerase subunit beta codes for the protein MSVQQNIYRQRHNFSKIRSLVPIPNLIDIQKRSYDEFLQMNLLHSEREGRGLKAVFESMFPVHNGKNPDGSDANLEVEFLDYTVGHWACKCEKYLGLEHLRTECKQCGHSIVSDHPKDPTVDCPKCGTRNKNAATICDVCQEPVSMKQKMGMDECVERGSTMAAPLKIRVRLNQFDKDDKGNRRFKQSQDSEVYFGDLPIMTDRGTFIINGTERVIVSQLHRSPGVFFSIAPDKSLYSAQIIPYRGSWIEFELDAKGLLYARIDRKRKFLGATFMRALGLFSESLSSNEPILRHFYTPATFFLKKGKLSVAVGDHLQGKKTEEDVKNPKTKEVVLAKDKKITRRILEQMEKAGIKDVPVSREMLDGAVLLQDIVNMNTGEVLMEANEPFLQTHLEMFLANDVQSFDVCFPEADATGKVLSETLAKDHTEDSEEAAKELFKKIRPGEPATLESSKKLLFGMFFDAQKYDLSKVGRHKINAKLGLGTDLDFRTLGTDDFIQTIHYLLRLKKYDTTRQDIGEVAPVRADDIDHLGNRRVRSVGELLENGFRVGLVRVQRAIKEKFSIAQDPNNPVQAHDLINSKPVIAAMKEFFGSSQLSQFMDQTNPLSEITHKRRLSALGPGGLSRDRAGFEVRDVHTSHYGRICPIETPEGPNIGLISSLSCYARINEFGFIESPYLKVENGRIVHFAKVTSVGDSKLGYMEVVRLEDLEEENKKLTKAGKRPAKYEMHAFYLSAWEEDEHVIAQANVRVDKDGAIQDEDVTVRVAGETKIVSRDKVTLMDVSPKQVVSVAASLIPFLENDDANRALMGANMQRQAVPLIRTEAPIVGTGMEYVAAKDSGACVVCRRSGIVETVDANRIVVRVEDDPETEGEESGVDIYTLVKFARSNQNTCLNQTPLVKKGEYVTEGQILADGPCTDHGELALGRNLVVAYMPWRGYNFEDAILISERVVKEDLYTTIHIEEFEVHARDTKLGPEEITRDIPQVREEALKNLDDSGIIRTGATVRHGDILVGKVTPKGETILSPEEKLLRAIFGEKASDVKDASLTVPPGIEGTVVDIKVFTRKGQEKDLRTQQIERDQMAKWEKDLSDEERIIRAEAKKKVVSLLKGKELDEVLTDDKGKELLPKAKKLTQNMLEAVPYHRFRQISVAAGKTRINAEVLDILDKTESQLKVLRDILNERMERLVKGDELMPGVLKTVKCYVAVKRKLQVGDKMAGRHGNKGVVSRILPVEDMPYLPDGRPVDIVLNPLGVPSRMNIGQVLECHLGWAGKTLGVHFSTPVFDGAREADIKGFLVQAWEKNNKLGPDITGKTMLFDGMTGEAFEQPVNVGCVYMLKLHHLVDNKIHARSIGPYSLITQQPLGGKAQFGGQRFGEMEVWALEAYGAAHVLQELLTYKSDDMHGRTQIYQAIIKGETIKDPGLPESFNVVKKELNALCIDVEMLTREELDPAMAEEEPAAFSIEG
- the rplL gene encoding 50S ribosomal protein L7/L12 — protein: MALTADQLITEIESMTVLDLANLVKALEDRFGVSAAAAAAPAGGGAAPAAAAEEQTEFNVILADAGANKLNVIKAVREIVAGLGLKEAKDLVDGAPKAVKEGISKDEAGKIKEKLEAAGAKVEIK
- the rplJ gene encoding 50S ribosomal protein L10; its protein translation is MEKNKKIAEVAVLKETFASATSAVVIEFKGLVVGKDTAFRKSIRESKAQYRVSKNTLLRLAVKDTSFEALGGSFKGSSAIATTKDDVIALAKAVNGFLKDNPAATFKAGVMDGKLIDAKQLQVLADLPSREVLISKLLFLMQYPISGLAVVLDGVRKQKAGE
- the rplA gene encoding 50S ribosomal protein L1, which translates into the protein MAKPGKKYRAAAAKIEDRPYELKDALTVVKDAAFAKFDETVEVHMRLGVDPRHADQMVRGTIVLPHGTGKTMRVAVIAGGEKIKEAEAAGAEIVGGDELVEKIAGGFLDFDALVATPDMMKGVGRLGKVLGPRGLMPNPKTGTVTFDVVKAIKEIKAGKVEYRVDKTGIIHAPVGKLSFGVEKLEENAKALIDAVHKAKPATAKGKYVKTMYIASTMGPSVTLNTSVEK
- the rplK gene encoding 50S ribosomal protein L11 — its product is MAKKITGYIKLQLPAGEATPAPPVGPALGQHGVNIMEFVKQFNAKAVTAVEKGTTLPVVITVYADRSFSFILKTPPAAVLIKKKIGLDKGSATPNKQKVGKITKAQLAEIAKVKMPDLTAGSLEAAVRSIAGSARSMGVEVID